GACTTCGGCATCGCAATCAATAAAAAGTAAGTATTTGTATTTTGCTGTATCTGCCAACTTATTGCGAATGGCAGAACGACCAATATTTTTGGGTAAAATAATGTATTTACAAAATTCCAGTTCATTTACTATTTTATTTTCATCAAAAAACAACGTAGAACCATCTTCCATTACAATAATTTCAAAGTCAGAGTGACTTTCAATTGCTTGTGAGTGCAACTCGTTAACAAGTTGTGTGATATTGTAATTATATGTCGGGATGAGGATGGAAAGCATTTATATGAATTATGAATTATGAATTATGAATTATTTCCATAAGTTTTTTTTCTTCGTTTTCCCAGCAAAGTTCTTTTGCCAAATCAGAAAAATGACTTGTATCAAATTCTTCTAAAAGAATTTTGTTTATAGCTTCAGCTAAATATTCCGGTTCATAATGGTTGATTAAAATACCTATTTTATTTTTTTCAACAATATTTCGGATTTCAGGAAAGTCGGTTGCCAATACAGGAATTTCTGCGTGAATGTAGTCAAAAATTCGGTTTGGAAGAGAATAATAATAACTTAAACCTTTGTTTTCCAACAAACAAAGTCCTAAATCAGCACTTGCAGTAAATGATTTTAAATTTTCCGGATTTATTTTTCCCTTGAAAATAACTCTGTCAGACAAATTCAGCGATTTAACTTGCTGTTTTAATTTGTCAGAAATGTCGCCTTCGCCAATAATAATCAATTGCACATTGTTTATAAATGGAATTGCTTGTATTATCCATTCCAAACCACGCCCAATATTTAATGCTCCTTGATAGATAATTGTTTTTATTTCTTTATTGTCTTTTTGATTATCATTTTTTTGTAAATATGGAACATTTCTTATAACTTCCATATTTATTCTATATTTGGAGTTATAATAATCGGCAATGGATTGACAAACGGTGTAGGAATATCTCAATTTAGGAAAAATAATGTCTTCTATTTTTGTCCAAAATTTCTTTACGAATTTTCGATTTACCAACTCAGGAACTTCGGGAAAAAGTTCGTGTGCATCAAAAATTAATTTTTTCTTTCTGATAACAGATGCAAGATAATTTGCAATTAATGTATCAGTATCATTCGAGATTAAAATATCTGATTTTGAGAATAATAAAAATAGAAACAGGCGAAAGTTTAATTCGGCATAAAATAAAAAAGAATGATTGAAAAGCAACTGAAAGCGTTTATAAGAATAAACAAATGAAACAGAGGGACTATTTCTTAATTTCCGTCCCAATAAAAGCACATCATATCCGTTTTCAAAACATGATTTCGCCACTTTTTGTACACGTTGATCTGTTGCTAAATCAGAACTTACAGATATGATAATTCGTTTAGGCATTTATTGTTATTTCCTTAAATAATTTATCATCCACTCGTATAAATCTCTGTGATACAGTTTGTTATTTTCTTCCATTGAAATATTATGCCACAGTAAAACCAACTCACCGTTGTGTTTTTTCACTTCGTCAACCAAATTGTTACAATAACTAAACGCTTCATCTACTTTCAGGCGCATATAACGTTTATCATTCAATGTATTGTCCATTATTGTTAACGGGTGAAGCAGGAGAGAAGTCCGTTTTTGTTGTTTTGGATCAATCCATTTTACAGCTCTGCACGTTCCCAATCTAAATCCGGCAACATCAGCAAATCCCATAGTAAAATCATCTGTAAATCCCGCATTAATAAGTGTCTGAAAATCTTCAGGCTCTCTGCTGCAAAGATAATGGTTGCGACTCAAAACTGTTTTTTTACCTATTACTTTTTCCAATAATGCTTTTTCTTCAAAAATTATATTTGGTTCTATTCCTGCTTGATAAGATGGATGCAGTCCAATTTCAACATTTTCTTTCTTACAAAGTTCAAAAAAAGTTTGAAAATCTTTACTTTCTATATTTTGTAATGGCTTATCTTGAGGTAAACTTTTCCCGCCGACTTTAATAAATGCAATGCTTTTTACTTCGGTATTTGGAAGTGATCTTTGTAAATTTTTAGCAAAATCAAACAACAAAGGAAACGTGTACCAAGGATCTGAATTTATATTGCCAAAGTAGGTTTTTAAGGCGGTAATAGTATTTTTAGGTCGAAATAGAATTTTAAAAATGGCTTTTACCGTGCTTTTTATATTTCTGAAATGGGCAAGTTTATCCACATCGGTTGTCAGATAAATTTTCTCAATTTCTTGTTGTGGCTCGTCAATTTTCACTCCAATCTCACGAACATATTCTCGCAATATTTTTCCGTATTCTTCTACGATGGGACGATGCAGAAAACCTGCTTTATAAGCGATGGATTCCTTGCCGATAAATCTTCCGTGTTCATCACGCACTTCAGGCCGAATCATTTCTTCGTATCGGGAAATAAGAAAATAAGTACTTGCAATCAAGTCCGCGTGGAGAATAACGGTATTGTTGATTTTTTCAATTTTTGGTGAACCGTAAATTATCCGGATATCTCCTGAAGATGATTTTAAAGATTTTAAAGGCAGTGTTGGAAGTGATTCTTTTGTTCCATAAAAATCTTCATCAAAAAAACGGGATGGTTTGATGATAAGTTTGTATTTTTCAAATTCTTTTTCGTCAGATGTATAACCGATGTGTTTTATTACTTCATTATTTTCTGTTCTGAGAAGAAATTGAAGGATGTACTGAATGATTTCTTGTATATTTTCCGGTATTTTCATCTATTTGCTTGCAACTACTTCAAGAGTTTTTAATTACTCGAAGATAGTTGTTTATGGTTTTATTTTTTATTACCGATATTTCTTTTTAGATGGCGCGAATAAGTTAAAATTATAGCTATTGCCAGTCCCATTAAAAGATCATTTTTTTGAAAAACACCGAATAAAATAGGATTTTCAGGAAATTGATGTGCTATTAATCTCAACAAAAATGTGAGCGCCATAAATACACAAAATACGCCAATTCCATATAAAAGCTCCCTAAATCCTTTTTGTGGGACTTTTGGTGGTGTTGATTGATTTGAATTATTGCTTTCGTCC
The genomic region above belongs to uncultured Paludibacter sp. and contains:
- a CDS encoding conserved hypothetical protein (Evidence 4 : Unknown function but conserved in other organisms), which produces MKIPENIQEIIQYILQFLLRTENNEVIKHIGYTSDEKEFEKYKLIIKPSRFFDEDFYGTKESLPTLPLKSLKSSSGDIRIIYGSPKIEKINNTVILHADLIASTYFLISRYEEMIRPEVRDEHGRFIGKESIAYKAGFLHRPIVEEYGKILREYVREIGVKIDEPQQEIEKIYLTTDVDKLAHFRNIKSTVKAIFKILFRPKNTITALKTYFGNINSDPWYTFPLLFDFAKNLQRSLPNTEVKSIAFIKVGGKSLPQDKPLQNIESKDFQTFFELCKKENVEIGLHPSYQAGIEPNIIFEEKALLEKVIGKKTVLSRNHYLCSREPEDFQTLINAGFTDDFTMGFADVAGFRLGTCRAVKWIDPKQQKRTSLLLHPLTIMDNTLNDKRYMRLKVDEAFSYCNNLVDEVKKHNGELVLLWHNISMEENNKLYHRDLYEWMINYLRK
- a CDS encoding conserved hypothetical protein (Evidence 4 : Unknown function but conserved in other organisms), producing MDESNNSNQSTPPKVPQKGFRELLYGIGVFCVFMALTFLLRLIAHQFPENPILFGVFQKNDLLMGLAIAIILTYSRHLKRNIGNKK
- a CDS encoding Glycosyl transferase group 1; this encodes MPKRIIISVSSDLATDQRVQKVAKSCFENGYDVLLLGRKLRNSPSVSFVYSYKRFQLLFNHSFLFYAELNFRLFLFLLFSKSDILISNDTDTLIANYLASVIRKKKLIFDAHELFPEVPELVNRKFVKKFWTKIEDIIFPKLRYSYTVCQSIADYYNSKYRINMEVIRNVPYLQKNDNQKDNKEIKTIIYQGALNIGRGLEWIIQAIPFINNVQLIIIGEGDISDKLKQQVKSLNLSDRVIFKGKINPENLKSFTASADLGLCLLENKGLSYYYSLPNRIFDYIHAEIPVLATDFPEIRNIVEKNKIGILINHYEPEYLAEAINKILLEEFDTSHFSDLAKELCWENEEKKLMEIIHNS